AAGGTTGCGATGCTGGTGGCGCTCGCGGTGTTCCTCGCGGGCTGCGGAGACGGCGGTACCGGCCCCGGGGACGGGCTCACCGGGCGCTACACGCTGAAGACGGCGGCGGGGATCAGCATCCCCGGCGTTTATGGCGACAACGGCGTATACAGGTGGGAGATCCTGGCCGGCCGGGTGCGGATCAACCGCGACAGCTCGTTCACCTTCGTCCTCGACAACCGCGAGACGGCGGGCTCCATCGTCGAACTCAGCCAGTTGGAGGAGAAAGGCGTGGTCCGGGCCACCGGCGCGAACCTGGAATTCCGCGCGGCGGACGACGGCAGGCTGAGGATGAGGGGTTCCATTTCCGGGGACACGCTTACGGTGATGTATTCCGCGGCACCGTTCGTATTCCTGCGTGACTGAGTTCCCGCGCCGCGGGCGGCCCAGCCTTCACGCCGCCCCGCGCGGGAGCTCCGGGGCCCCTTGACGTACCCCAGCAATCGCCTTACTTTTCCCGGTCTGTCGCACAACCGCGTGTTGGCGACGGCGGGGAGCCCGTGCTCCTCGCCTGCTTTTTTCGTCCATTGTACAGGTTCTTCTTCCAGTATGCCGACGATCAACCAGCTGGTCCGCCACGGGCGGCAGACGCTCATCAACAAGAGCAAGTCGCCCGCGATGCGCAACAACCCGCAGAAGCGCGGGGTGTGCACGCGCGTGTACACCACGACCCCGAAGAAGCCCAACTCGGCCCTCCGGAAGGTCGCGCGTGTGCGTCTGACCAACGGGTTCGAGGTCACGGCCTACATCCCGGGCGAGGGGCACAACCTGCAGGAGCACAGCATCGTGCTCATCCGTGGCGGCCGCGTGAAGGACCTTCCGGGCGTCCGCTACCACATCATCCGGGGAAC
The Longimicrobium sp. DNA segment above includes these coding regions:
- the rpsL gene encoding 30S ribosomal protein S12, with product MPTINQLVRHGRQTLINKSKSPAMRNNPQKRGVCTRVYTTTPKKPNSALRKVARVRLTNGFEVTAYIPGEGHNLQEHSIVLIRGGRVKDLPGVRYHIIRGTLDASGVNDRRQSRSKYGAKRPKPGQPAGKGAPAGKGGKGKR